TAGGCCTTATACCTAGAGGTTCTAAAAAACATTCTATCTACATacaaaagtatatatttttcatcCACTTTCATACAATACACCTCATAAAGATCCGACATAATATACGATATAACTAACAAGCATAATAAGTAAggacacaaaatataatttggagaattacctcaaaaaatatgtataagtaggtaggtataacgAATCAATATATTACAGTAGCCCATacctttaacaaaataaactaaatcaCTACaatattccaaataaaaaatatcagtaatttatagtaattaagGTTTTAGTGCTTTGAGAGTAAAACCTGTGGTAGTCGGGCCGAGAGCAATCGATTCACAGCGCGACGTTGCCACTTCGCCGCGCGTATTTTGTTTGGGTTGCACGCACCGGCAACGTCGCAAGCCCGCGTTTTAAAACGTCAACCGctttataaaaagtttgaaaGCTAAGTTGCAAAGCAAAGTAATGCATTTTTTGCCcgtattttgtattgtttgtaagTAATCGAGGAATTAATCGGTTTCTTTGATAGTAACAGCTGTTGTTGTTTAAGTTAACTGGGGTCTTTTAGCGATTATGTTGCGTAGGCAGAGGTAGTATTATTTTGGTATAATAACTACGAACTAACTGCGCTACGCTGTTCAATACGGACTGAAGTTTTTATGTACCATCCAATCAAtcataattaattcattaagaATAGCATACGGCTATTTTAAATACAGAAAAATCGGATCGGAATAGTTTTTTTCATGATAACACAACATCAAAGTATAAACTCAAACTATACGTTCTCACGTTAGTATACACtctaaaatgataaaaaaatcgcAATTCCTTGAAAACTTGAAATAATTCTCAGGaattataagtaggtatctaaAACTTACTTAAGTTATTACAATAATCCAGAATACTTTGAAAAAGCTCTACCTACGCAACAAAGCCACTTTTAGAACATACATTTTTCTAACAAGTCGAaaagatatcaaaataaaagcaaCATAACACAGGCTGtttgtgtttattgtatttattgtaagtTCACAATAAACCTTGAAAGTAAAGGTGAGTCGTCTTAGAAGTTTGTTAGAACTTAGGAATAATATTCTACCTAACTTTAAGATAACATTTCTATAATATTCTATCGAGTTTTTCAGCAAAATTAATAGGATAAGTTAAAATAACgataaagtaatacaaaatttaatttaaggaatagatttttggattttttgttgaatcgaaccagtgttttacatggagcgactgcctatctgactttCACAACCTTTACCAGGGTTGTAACACGATATTCTTttgtaagactggttgccagtctttcaagcttctgaccacTGAAAATGATACCCAGAATTTATTCAGTTTAATACCACCTACCTAtatctacaataaataattattcaaaaataactgttacaaTGAACTGTGAACTGACGCAACAggaaaaataagttaaaaatctttattgaaTCAACTATTTTATTggaaacttttacaaaacaacCAATGATTCTCACTTTATAACGTAACAAACAGaatcaaatattatacattattttgcataattaTATTGCCATCTTCagtaataaacgtattattgaaaattaacgTAACATCACTTAAGCTTTTCTTCTTCTGACAGATTTACTAAGACAGGTACTTTAAGCAAAAAACgtactgtatttttattgtaataaaggCGTAACAGACATAAGGCTCTTATTGTATTAAAAGGTgggataaatatattattgtaatgaaaatacataaataaataatattgtgtatattttttacacgtACGTCACAACTAGTTTCgactttacatacataaaacacatTACATAATAACAGTCATTTACAATATCTGCTTCACTGTCTGTCTTTTGTTCATTTAATAACAATTGTTACACCTATTCATAATTGAATcaactaaattaaaacttaaattaacaACCGCGCAATAGAACATTTTACGCATTAATTAAAAGTTCACAAAAGTTTCATGTGCGTTTATCAAATACAATCTCTATAGCTGAATCACTCTGCAGATTCCAGAAAAATAGAAATGCAACATCTATCCGTagaaatcaataatataattaatcaatacaaatacacttgcaaaaaatactttacaaaaatacgatAGTTACTAGGAATCTAGCATTTTCCTAAAGCTCTGATcactattttaacatttttatttgtgcgAAAAACATTATATAGTACTCGCCAAGTAACTTTGTGTGCCTGAAGTTAGCAACAAGCCGTTGAAAAGAGGAAGGAGTGCGTTCGGTCCATCCAAACCGATCCTTCATCGGCAAGCCGCAATTCTCTTCTACGTCACTTGCTTTCTTTCCATTCTCTCAGCGGCTTGTAGCTATATTCAGGCATACAGAGTGAAATAGCTTGTATTTGCTAagatattataaactattaaaaGTATCGCATACACATACTACTAAGATGATCACGTACCTTATGTTTCTTGGTCGAAACGTCAGGTAATAAAATAAGGTACCTATTATACATTCAAAATGTTCACCGTCCGATTCTTATACATAACCTTTTAAATGTTCACCGCGCACAtcttagtattattataaactattttcaaatataacgATAAGTATCACTTTCATATAACTTATGCTACCCCTGTACACAATAGAAATTCGCGTTCAAAACTTAAGTTTAGCATCCTACGAAGACTTATTCACTTCACGATTCTTTGATAAACTTTGAAGCGTATCTTGACAATTTCTGAAGATCTCTTTAAGATGTCTTTGAATAGAAATATCGCTATTTAGACTACCTAtagtctatatttttatattaactataGATTTTAGACTCATATTCCTGTTGAATCTTCCTCTTTCCGTATTctatatttatagaattatcTTCACTTAAAAAGCGTTGAGAGCGTATTCTttagcgttctctggtctctgctctatgggaaaaaggtgtgattgtATGCATGTATGATAAAAATGCCATCAATTTATGCGCTAGTCGCTAGTTAGTCTTTTTTAGGGGGATCTTATATAAACTTTAACTACAAAACACATAGGTATACTCATTCATTTGGTGTAGTAATCGGGCCGAATTCGTCTTAAATTTCACGCACCAATTGTAAATATGTGGCTATTTTGCTGTGAGCGGAGCGTATCCGTATGTGCATAGAAGGCAGCGTCAAAATACGGCCCCGAAGGctttaaaaactttgacacttaGAAATTCAGCACTTGGAGTTCTCCGAAGTATCTAACTTCCATTAAATATCAGATATTACACGAGTCTTTTCTTTGGGAATGATTTATTATAGCATATAGCTTGTCTTAGTAAGCTCAACTCTTCTTCAACTGATACTGCGTAGTGGACGCTTGCGCCGCGATCTCATTCAACAACATATCCTGCATTTTGCTCCTAACCACCAACTTTCGTATCGGATCCAGTTGTTTGAAATACGGAGCTAAGGATTTGAGGAACATGACGTCATAATCTTCATCCATACTAACTTTAGCTCGCTTTTCTGGTAACGGATCGTCGTAAGTTTCGTCGAAATAGACTTCTACTTCGTTCTGTTCAGTCTCTCCATTCTCTATATCTACATACTCTTGCTTCGTCACTGGTTCTGGATCACAACTGTTCTCTTCATTACTTTCAGATACATCATTATTATCGGATCCGTTTCCTGTGGCCGTTGTCTTGTTCAAAAAGGCTAGAGCTTCAAAATGTCGCCATTTGCCGTTATAAGCTTCAACTACGCCGTATTTCCTCATctcttttttgaataaatcgCGCATGTTCTTCCATTTTACTCGGATGCAGTCCTCtgtgaacaaaataatttgctgttaggaattttgtcttttattttatcaaaccgTAAACGACGAAACTAGTTAGTTTTCCTATCTACGTACCTAACTCAATTTCTAGTATACACGCAATGTATGCGTGAAACATAGATTGTACCTATGTTAATCTAAAAAGTGTAATTTTCTGCAAAGGAACTAATTAACTAactctttaatattatatggaAACCATAAATTAACTGTCATGAGAAGTTTCTATGTGGCTAGAAATAAGCTAAATCAGGACCTAAATGAGTTGAAaacctacctacatatttcttttttctAGTTAAGTCCATTTTTATCCTGCGTTAGCTAGTAAAAACACCCCTAATATCGGTGcgaatattcaattatttctaaCGTTTCTCGAGTGCAATGTGCATTGGATACagaaaataagttaatattgaaattgatcgttaactttttgttttaaaaacatttttatgtggtaaaacaaaaaaaaacccttaAGTTAATAGTTAAACgaattaggtataaaatatacatattataataaacaaactataacaACATGTAggtacaaaaaagtaatttcaaacAATCATTATACTGAATGTAATCTAACTTTGCTCTACCTAAATCACAATAATCTAGGACAAAAGCTTTAACTACCCAGATCCAGTAGGTATCTAAGTTTTTAAAGGCTAATGTAAGTATAGccggtaataaaaaaaaataatacaacacaCATCGAATACCAAACAAAACGAACAATCAAAGCACGAGAATCTACGCACATTTTActactactaacgccatctatacTTCAAACTCAAAACTACCAAGTGCAACACCACGTGATCTACTGACCGGGCATGTGTACTATATCCGCTATCTCGCACCAAGCCCTCGCCATGTGATATCTATCGTTGTACCGATCGTCATCTGGATCCCACAGACACCCGCGCTTTTTCACTTCTTTTATTAACGTTTTAGCCGCATGATCGGATAATGCCATACGTCGTGGCATCGTGATAGTTTGAAAGTAAACCGCGCCGCGTCAACGGTCCGCGCGGCGAGAGTACGCCGCGGCAACTGGCGTCTGACGACCACGCGAGCGTTGCTAACGATCAATGGATTTCTAAGGAAAGGGACGGACTGCGCGTTCGAGCGGTCGCGCGTTCCGGATTTTCAATTCTAAGAATTTTACACTCTGTCACGTTGCACAACGCGTGTGGTTCTTTTTACTCAGCAATTGttatgtatttcatttattagtcgtgttattttgtttttgtttgaaactgGTTTGTGGTTTCAGCTTGTTAAGGTGTCATATCGCCTTACACCAGAAAAATACGTCTACATAGACTTACTTAACTCAAGCCAAATCAGGCTATGTAGAATTATACATACGATACATATGAGGTATTTGTTCTTAttgttgttaatattaataattgtctTTGATATTTTCCTTTGCCACTCAATCtacttacaaatttattaaaccAAAACAATTGATTGTTAACTAAACAATTCTTTTTCTAACGGCGAACGTCACTATTACCTGAGTCACATTTTATGGATTTAGTCAATCTAAAGTGTTTGAGTAATGCTGAAAGGTTAGGTAAATTAAGTTAAACATATCTCGGTTTTCGTTCTTTACTGAATCCATTAAAGTTTCGTTGTAACGTAATACATTTCACAATTTACATAggtacaaattaataaatttaacaaaaggAACACTTTTCGACACAATCTAGATTTAATTAAacgtcaaattttaatataatctatattatGCAGACGCTAAGTCAGGCCGGGTACTTAGGCGCGTCCAGCGAGGCGCTCGAGGCGCGCGACGGCGCGAGCACGCGAGGCGGCGGAGAGGCGACGTTGCCGCGTTGTGCGAGCGTGCCACCGCCGCGGTTTACCGCGTTACTTCACTACGACGCACATTTAAACATAGTAACATACCAAATATTTTACGCACTAACTAGAACAATTTTTACTGCTAGGTTTGTGAAAATTATCAGTAGTTTGTTTTTTCTATTATgaaggatattattatgttgtactTGCGATAATACCTCAATGATTAAGCTGGAAGTTTCATACTGTTACTATCAGATTAGGCAAGATCTAAGATCTAAGTAAGAGACCAATCCGTTCCGAAaaacttttgtttcaataaGTTTCTTGCAAagcttttgtataaaaaaattattccttattaacagcaacaaaaattgtatataaatattttttgctgcaGTTTAGATATACTTGctagtttttttacatttgtaatcTTTTTAAAAGCGCTATCTAGGGTTTTCAGGTTACACTACTAACCATTTAACTATCCTTGCAACATTTGTACGACAGCGCCATCTATGTATTGCCCGCTGCACTACTTGACATTGTGACGCTCATAGATATTCAATAGTTTCAATCATATCCGCTAGATGTCACTTGTCGTTCTGTCAAAAGAAGATTTTATTATCGTGAAAgccttatttttaatttaataaaggagaatgggcactcctgggcggtcggcggccattaatgaaagtagtgtcaaattaaagtaatgataactaggaacaacttttactatgAACGTTttgctgcaatcctttcaggaaacaatatattgattattgacatgtaaatataatggaatttcatagaacaaatacaattatttcgtgtctgtaatgcatttaatgttgtgtattaacgttacatcttcttataacgattgcaatgccatcaaaatgaacaataatcgtaactcgtatctatctatcatatggttcacccagtttcaaagttgttcaagccgcccgaatgttatcttagttgacaacaaccgggaccgactttttacgtgccctcggaagcacggagaagctcagttcaaataccacaatgcggtcacccatctatagaatgaccgcgccaacggttgcttaaccaacagattgtttaccgaccagtgagcgcaactggctatgaacgcctcgtttttaagctgagcattcaagacagataagtcgtctcagtgaatatattatagaagagcaagatgtttacttgttacgatatttatatatttacatgttatgattgttcgaatattaataatgtctacatttgtatgcactaatataaatagtactttttatttaatctccgaatataagccaaaaatatgtttttatactattaaaagtgctcaaaaacaaaaatgtattttgttcgtcatataagtgcgtcgcggcaataaaacttctacacggtaattataggactaaactacattaaaaaaacaaaaaatcaagtttggccgcggatcgcccaggctccatactattttgcccattctccttttgtAAAAACCTGGATTTATTTAATCGTAAAAGGGGTAACAGCTACGTTCGCGCTCTTAACCGCGAAGGGCAGAGCGCTTAGATCAAACGCACGTGTCTTTGTTAATATCTATTTAACGCTAGATATACGGAAGAATAAAAGAATAGTAAGATAAGTAGCGAACTGGTCGCAGATGGTAGAGAAATTGTTTCTAAACAATCGATTAATGAGactcaaaaaaataaagaaaaaaagtataatatgcGATCAAGGAAGGCGTAGTTATGCTCTATGGGGttgagaaataatatttaattttataactctTTTAACTAACGACACAGATAAAACTTTTGCTGGAAAACTGTAGCctcataataaaacataatacgaaaataattcTGAATTTATCTATTGTTTATAGTGGTAAGAATATGTCTTCTACACCAGCAGGTGTTTTCTGAAAACTTGCTATTCAACTTTTCCTACGCGATGtctatattaaatgttaatttaaaagtaaccGCCAGTAGCTAACTTttgtgaaaaatgttattttaatagctaACTCTACAAATAGTGACTGGTTTCAAGTTTAAGTTTTCTTCAGTATACCTACCCTGGTATACCTATACCTACCCTTTGAAATGATGTGCCTTAAAAGCTCTACAAAACTTCGTTCGAATTCTTATCTAATCTATTCTTCTTTAAATAACTAcgtaatgaatataataatgaatactTACTTTTAATGTTGGAATTTCTAAAGATCTGAAGTTCAGTATCTAtagtcattttatttcattttgtgtaACCTGCCCCTCTGCGTTCAGGTTAACTTAataagctatattattatatattatataaatatataaatacctaGTATAATTATCTGGTATGAAGCAAGTTTCAAATGGTGAAGTACTCATATTACAATACCTACTGccaattaatgtgtttttttccTTACTAATTGGAATATACTAGcgaatataatttgtatattaaaatagtatcaGCAGAGAAGGGTGAATTAAAAGTCATTTTATCatgttcacattttatttagagACATCGGTATAAAATATATGAGATATAAAACAGCACAGTcgtgataaaattaaaatatatcataatatacgataatataaatcctcaatatattaaaatcaatgttttaAAGTGTAAGATTTTCATTTAGACGTGGGCTAATCGAGTGAGGTCAGcttaaacataaacaattttcacattttctCTACAGAAACTGACCTCAGAAGATAAAACTATAaacacttaaataatataatatacatttaaataaaactgaacgATATTTGGACAATAGGcgtagaattaaatattttattcactgtgatattattaaagtttataaaatttttcattttgtcaaTCGAAAAAACTGCCGTAAACGACGGAAGTAtagaaaaattatacaaacattttatattgatttttttaaatttaatattttatttttaatcttacaattattttatcacaGTGAATAGAGCTTAGGTGTGGGGATTAAAAGTGTAGGGATTCCAGATTAAATTCCTAAAGTGGTATTTAATCGAGAACAGATATATTCCGTCGTAGCCACGGATATGgtaacattaattacatatgtatgttatgataatatattgttatatccTAGACACTAACTAATGCGTTTCACATTATAATATACGTTTATACGGCGATCAATTGAAACATACAAAGCAGCCGCGGAATGTCTCATACAATACGTTGTCAAAGAAAACAATGTGGACTGCAAAAACAGACCtttcaaacattatattatatctcTACATACTCGA
Above is a genomic segment from Anticarsia gemmatalis isolate Benzon Research Colony breed Stoneville strain chromosome 8, ilAntGemm2 primary, whole genome shotgun sequence containing:
- the LOC142975136 gene encoding uncharacterized protein LOC142975136, whose translation is MPRRMALSDHAAKTLIKEVKKRGCLWDPDDDRYNDRYHMARAWCEIADIVHMPEDCIRVKWKNMRDLFKKEMRKYGVVEAYNGKWRHFEALAFLNKTTATGNGSDNNDVSESNEENSCDPEPVTKQEYVDIENGETEQNEVEVYFDETYDDPLPEKRAKVSMDEDYDVMFLKSLAPYFKQLDPIRKLVVRSKMQDMLLNEIAAQASTTQYQLKKS